A genome region from Methanobacterium subterraneum includes the following:
- a CDS encoding 2-oxoacid:ferredoxin oxidoreductase subunit gamma, with product MRKEIRIAGFGGQGVILAGIVIGKAAALYDGLYAVQTQSYGPEARGGASRTELVISDEEIDYPKVHHPDIFVAMSHEALIAYLDGLKPGGILIIDPDMVMEDKIRSFVEEHDIKVYHAPATRTADEKVGLRIVANIVMIGAITGFTKAISEEAARKAIEASVPPGTEEKNLSAFEAGMELSSQEV from the coding sequence TTGCGTAAAGAAATAAGAATAGCTGGATTCGGAGGTCAGGGAGTCATACTGGCCGGAATAGTTATAGGTAAAGCTGCAGCATTATACGATGGACTCTACGCAGTTCAAACTCAATCATACGGTCCTGAAGCACGTGGAGGTGCTTCAAGAACCGAACTGGTCATCAGTGATGAGGAAATAGATTACCCTAAAGTACACCATCCTGATATATTTGTGGCCATGTCACACGAGGCCTTAATAGCATATCTAGATGGATTGAAACCAGGAGGCATTCTGATAATAGATCCAGATATGGTAATGGAGGATAAGATCCGTTCATTCGTGGAAGAGCATGATATTAAGGTTTACCATGCACCAGCCACCCGCACCGCCGATGAGAAGGTAGGGCTGCGTATCGTGGCTAATATTGTAATGATTGGTGCCATAACTGGCTTCACCAAAGCCATATCTGAGGAGGCAGCCCGTAAAGCCATAGAAGCTAGTGTTCCTCCAGGAACTGAGGAAAAAAACCTGTCTGCCTTTGAAGCTGGAATGGAACTCTCCAGTCAGGAGGTGTAG
- the sucC gene encoding ADP-forming succinate--CoA ligase subunit beta encodes MKIHEYQAKEIFREGGIPTPQSIMVETPEEAQKAAETIKKSVAIKSQVLVGGRGKAGGIKFAENPTQAYQYTEELIGIDIKGEPVEKVLVEEMLDIREEFYLSVVVDRSARKPLIMVSQSGGVDIEEVARETPEKIFKYHPDPLEEFMPYQAREIARKMGLTSDLISPVGGIIWKLYQIFQKYDANIAEINPLVRTDGGIIAADAKLEIDDDSLYRHRDLAQLKTEPSDEFAYVKLDGDIAVIGNGAGLTLTGMDMLNLYGGKPATFLDIGGGASQENIARALNLVISNPQVKVVFLNVLGGITRADDVANGVISVLKDSKRRVPLVIRLTGTNEEEGQRILNAAGVSYETSMESAARKAVELCHNLE; translated from the coding sequence TTGAAGATCCATGAATACCAGGCTAAAGAGATTTTCCGTGAAGGGGGAATACCCACACCACAAAGTATAATGGTGGAAACTCCTGAAGAAGCTCAAAAAGCTGCCGAAACTATTAAAAAGTCCGTGGCCATCAAATCCCAAGTTTTAGTGGGTGGCAGGGGCAAGGCAGGCGGTATTAAATTCGCTGAAAACCCAACCCAGGCCTATCAATACACTGAAGAGTTAATAGGAATTGATATTAAGGGAGAACCTGTGGAAAAAGTATTGGTGGAGGAGATGCTTGATATTCGGGAAGAATTTTATCTGAGCGTAGTTGTGGATCGATCCGCCCGGAAACCTCTGATAATGGTCAGTCAGTCAGGTGGGGTGGATATTGAGGAAGTAGCCCGTGAAACCCCTGAAAAAATATTCAAGTATCACCCGGATCCCCTGGAAGAGTTCATGCCCTACCAGGCCCGGGAAATAGCCCGTAAAATGGGATTAACCAGTGATCTAATATCACCAGTTGGGGGGATCATCTGGAAGCTTTACCAGATATTCCAAAAATATGATGCCAATATAGCCGAGATCAACCCCCTGGTTCGCACTGATGGGGGGATCATTGCTGCTGATGCTAAACTGGAAATTGATGATGATTCTCTGTACCGCCACCGGGACCTGGCACAGCTTAAAACTGAACCCAGTGATGAATTTGCCTACGTGAAACTGGATGGGGATATAGCAGTTATTGGTAATGGTGCTGGTCTCACCCTCACTGGAATGGACATGCTCAACCTTTACGGTGGAAAACCAGCAACTTTCCTGGACATTGGTGGCGGTGCATCCCAAGAAAATATTGCCCGTGCACTGAACCTTGTAATTTCCAATCCCCAAGTGAAAGTAGTGTTCCTTAATGTTTTGGGTGGTATAACCCGGGCTGATGATGTGGCTAATGGGGTTATAAGTGTTTTGAAGGATTCTAAACGAAGAGTGCCCCTGGTAATCAGACTCACTGGTACCAATGAAGAGGAAGGGCAGCGCATACTCAATGCAGCAGGGGTAAGTTATGAAACTTCCATGGAATCTGCCGCCCGAAAAGCAGTTGAATTATGCCATAATCTGGAATAA